From Cellulosimicrobium cellulans, the proteins below share one genomic window:
- a CDS encoding SLC13 family permease — protein MIDPLVATFVILALAVVGFMTNRLPLVVVALFVPVALWATGVLPLDAALSGFSDPIVLFIATLFVLSDALDSTGITAWIGQWLERRASLGRAGLLALMVGVAALLAAVISINGAVAALLPVAVVAAARAGIVPSRMLIPLAFAAGAGSLLTLTGTPVNIIVSEAAAEAGGQEFGYFEFALVGIPLVLATAVLVVTLGDRLLPERVPEHLAETTADPRERVRSWRESYPAELDTGRLFTGGTGVVEVLIAPRSSLVGRRVSPGMTTRDEGLVVLAIRRGDGSTTGPESEAPSGPMILQPGDAVLVRGPWDALHRYTQSPDVIAVDSPRSLQRGVPLGRGWRRCLAVLVVTIVLLATGVVPPVIAGLLATGALVLTKVVTVPQSFRAISWDTVVLIAALIPLSAAFVSSGAADAIADVVLRLTGGGSPHLALLVVCVLTLVLGQFISNVATVLVMAPVAVSFAQTLGVSVQPFMMALTVAGAAAFLTPIATPVNLMVLQPGGYRFGDYWRLGLPLAVVFLAAAVLYVPLVWPF, from the coding sequence ATGATCGATCCGCTGGTCGCGACGTTCGTGATCCTGGCGCTGGCGGTCGTGGGCTTCATGACCAACCGGCTCCCTCTCGTCGTCGTCGCGCTGTTCGTGCCCGTCGCGCTCTGGGCGACGGGCGTGCTCCCGCTCGACGCGGCGCTGAGCGGCTTCAGCGACCCGATCGTGCTGTTCATCGCGACGCTGTTCGTGCTGAGCGACGCGCTGGACTCCACGGGCATCACCGCGTGGATCGGGCAGTGGCTCGAACGGCGCGCGTCCCTGGGACGGGCGGGGCTGCTCGCGCTGATGGTCGGGGTCGCGGCGCTCCTCGCGGCAGTCATCAGCATCAACGGCGCCGTCGCGGCGCTGCTCCCGGTCGCGGTGGTGGCCGCCGCCCGAGCCGGCATCGTCCCCTCGCGCATGCTCATCCCGCTCGCGTTCGCCGCGGGCGCCGGCTCGCTCCTGACGTTGACCGGTACGCCGGTGAACATCATCGTGTCCGAGGCGGCGGCCGAGGCGGGCGGCCAGGAGTTCGGCTACTTCGAGTTCGCGCTGGTGGGGATCCCGCTCGTGCTCGCCACGGCGGTCCTCGTGGTGACCTTGGGGGACCGGCTGCTCCCGGAGCGTGTCCCCGAGCACCTGGCCGAGACGACGGCCGACCCTCGCGAGCGGGTGCGCTCGTGGCGCGAGAGCTACCCCGCGGAGCTCGACACCGGTCGCCTCTTCACCGGCGGCACGGGGGTGGTCGAGGTGCTCATCGCGCCGCGCTCGTCCCTGGTCGGGCGTCGGGTGAGCCCCGGCATGACGACGCGGGACGAGGGCCTCGTCGTGCTCGCCATCCGCCGCGGCGACGGCAGCACCACGGGCCCCGAGTCCGAGGCGCCCTCGGGGCCGATGATCCTCCAGCCCGGCGACGCGGTGCTCGTGCGCGGACCCTGGGACGCGCTCCACCGGTACACCCAGTCGCCCGACGTCATCGCCGTCGACTCCCCGCGGAGCCTGCAGCGGGGCGTCCCGCTGGGGCGCGGCTGGCGGCGCTGCCTCGCGGTGCTGGTCGTGACGATCGTGCTGCTCGCGACCGGGGTCGTGCCCCCCGTGATCGCTGGGCTGCTCGCGACGGGAGCTCTCGTGCTCACGAAGGTCGTCACCGTGCCGCAGTCGTTCCGCGCGATCTCGTGGGACACCGTCGTCCTCATCGCGGCCCTCATCCCGCTGTCCGCGGCGTTCGTCTCCTCGGGTGCGGCCGACGCGATCGCGGACGTCGTGCTCCGGCTCACCGGCGGCGGCTCTCCGCACCTCGCGCTGCTCGTCGTGTGCGTGCTCACCCTCGTGCTCGGCCAGTTCATCTCGAACGTCGCGACCGTCCTCGTGATGGCGCCGGTCGCGGTGTCGTTCGCCCAGACGCTCGGGGTGAGCGTGCAGCCGTTCATGATGGCGCTCACGGTCGCCGGCGCTGCGGCCTTCCTCACCCCGATCGCGACGCCGGTCAACCTCATGGTCCTGCAGCCGGGCGGCTACCGGTTCGGCGACTACTGGCGTCTGGGCCTCCCCCTCGCGGTGGTGTTCCTCGCCGCCGCGGTCCTCTACGTGCCGCTCGTCTGGCCGTTCTGA
- a CDS encoding NADPH-dependent F420 reductase yields MTMTTLGIIGAGNIGSQVARAAITHGYDVVIANSRDPRTLDDLVADLGPRARAATAEEAARAADVAVVAVPFGSYREVPVEPLDGKIVLDANNYYWERDGHVEAIDRGEATSSGLLQEHLAGSKVAKAFNHIQSAHITTDGTPAGTPGRRALATASDFPEAAAWVERFYDEIGFDAVDTSPLAESWRVERDRPAYVARQDADELRANLARAPRTI; encoded by the coding sequence ATGACCATGACGACACTCGGGATCATCGGCGCAGGCAACATCGGCTCTCAGGTCGCGCGGGCCGCGATCACCCACGGCTACGACGTGGTCATCGCGAACTCGCGGGACCCCCGGACCCTGGACGACCTCGTCGCCGACCTGGGGCCCCGGGCGCGGGCGGCGACCGCGGAAGAGGCGGCGCGCGCCGCGGACGTCGCCGTCGTCGCGGTGCCGTTCGGGTCGTACCGCGAGGTCCCGGTCGAGCCGCTCGACGGGAAGATCGTGCTCGACGCGAACAACTACTACTGGGAGCGCGACGGGCACGTCGAGGCCATCGACCGGGGCGAGGCCACGTCGTCGGGCCTGCTGCAGGAGCACCTGGCCGGGTCCAAGGTGGCCAAGGCGTTCAACCACATCCAGTCGGCGCACATCACGACCGACGGGACCCCCGCGGGCACGCCGGGGCGTCGGGCCCTGGCGACCGCGAGCGACTTCCCGGAGGCCGCGGCCTGGGTCGAGCGCTTCTACGACGAGATCGGGTTCGACGCCGTCGACACGAGCCCGCTCGCGGAGTCGTGGCGCGTCGAGCGCGACCGCCCGGCGTACGTCGCGCGCCAGGACGCCGACGAGCTGCGCGCGAACCTCGCCCGCGCGCCCCGCACGATCTGA